From Candidatus Nomurabacteria bacterium, one genomic window encodes:
- a CDS encoding prolyl-tRNA synthetase: MRQTQLFTKTQKEAPADEQAKNAQLLIRAGYLHKEMAGVYQLLPLGLRVVEKIKQIVREEMNEIGAQEMLATAMQSKEVWERTNRWDDEIVDVWFKSDLKAGGEIGFGWSHEEPLANMMRNHIASYKDLPKMIYQFQNKLRNELRAKSGIMRGREFLMKDAYSFADTEEQHETMYEAQKQAYTKVFERVGIGEDTYVTFAAGGAFTEFSHEFQTICEAGEDITYICKEKGIAINEEVLEQANLAELGVAREELVETKTAEVGNIFNFGRHKAEDAGLFYNNEAGERTAVWMGSYGIGVTRVMGVVVEKFADEKGVVWPASIAPYQVHLVGLNLEDEEIRDWADGIYAALKNRGVDVLFDDRDARPGEKFADSDLIGIPYRVVVSRKGKEAGTFEVVTRATGEVRNLTEEELYADFASESID; this comes from the coding sequence ATGCGACAAACACAACTTTTCACTAAAACTCAAAAAGAAGCTCCTGCTGATGAGCAAGCGAAGAACGCGCAGTTGTTGATCCGGGCGGGGTATTTGCATAAGGAAATGGCTGGTGTGTACCAGCTCTTGCCGCTCGGCTTGCGGGTCGTTGAGAAGATCAAACAGATCGTCCGCGAAGAAATGAATGAGATCGGCGCTCAAGAAATGCTGGCAACCGCGATGCAGTCAAAGGAAGTGTGGGAACGTACTAACCGTTGGGACGATGAGATCGTCGATGTGTGGTTTAAGTCAGACCTTAAGGCTGGTGGTGAGATCGGCTTTGGCTGGAGTCATGAAGAACCTCTCGCGAATATGATGCGTAATCACATCGCGAGCTACAAAGATCTGCCAAAGATGATCTATCAGTTCCAGAATAAACTTCGTAATGAGTTGCGTGCCAAGAGTGGTATCATGCGCGGCCGCGAGTTTTTAATGAAAGATGCGTATTCGTTTGCTGACACCGAAGAACAACATGAGACAATGTACGAGGCGCAGAAGCAAGCATACACCAAAGTGTTTGAGCGAGTGGGTATTGGTGAAGATACGTACGTGACCTTTGCGGCAGGTGGTGCGTTCACCGAATTCAGTCATGAGTTCCAGACAATATGTGAAGCGGGAGAAGATATTACATACATCTGTAAAGAAAAGGGGATCGCGATCAATGAAGAAGTACTTGAACAGGCGAATCTAGCCGAGCTGGGTGTGGCTCGAGAAGAGCTGGTCGAGACCAAGACTGCAGAAGTGGGAAACATCTTCAACTTCGGGCGACACAAAGCGGAAGATGCTGGACTTTTTTACAATAACGAAGCTGGAGAACGTACAGCAGTGTGGATGGGTTCTTACGGTATTGGCGTCACTCGTGTGATGGGCGTGGTGGTGGAAAAATTTGCCGACGAAAAGGGGGTGGTCTGGCCAGCATCGATCGCTCCATACCAAGTGCATCTTGTGGGCCTTAATTTGGAAGACGAAGAGATTCGTGACTGGGCAGATGGTATCTATGCTGCACTAAAGAATCGAGGAGTCGATGTTTTGTTTGATGATCGTGATGCACGGCCAGGCGAAAAATTTGCAGACAGTGATCTGATCGGTATTCCATACCGCGTCGTAGTGAGTCGAAAGGGGAAAGAAGCTGGTACGTTTGAAGTGGTAACCCGCGCAACTGGTGAAGTTCGTAACCTTACCGAGGAGGAGCTGTATGCAGACTTTGCTTCAGAGAGTATTGACTAA
- a CDS encoding site-2 protease family protein yields the protein MSIIIFFLVLFVLILVHEWGHFITAKKTGMRVDEFGIGFPPKAAGFRRKGDETEYTLNWLPIGGFVKIWGENYEDVEDEENAKDKDRGFSAKPKWAQALVLVAGVAMNIIFAWFLFVIMFMAGVTLPVEESKASDEAVLYVAAVQPDSPAAVLPPATTITAIEYNGQFIEGPSASEFSTAVSEAAPNPVLVTYKTKEGTESVELTPQQGLDQDDPERYVVGASLYMLETQQQSFFASLVSASKATWYGLTGIMSGLWHLISQAIVGDADFSQVTGPVGIVGLVGDAASEGFIKLLEFTAIISLNLAVINLLPFPALDGGRLVFVVIEAATRKRIPPEWAGRVNLVGFALLMLLMIVVTYKDIANLL from the coding sequence ATGTCTATCATTATTTTCTTTCTCGTACTTTTCGTACTCATTCTGGTTCATGAATGGGGTCATTTCATCACTGCCAAGAAGACCGGTATGCGGGTTGATGAATTTGGTATTGGGTTTCCGCCGAAAGCCGCAGGCTTTCGGCGTAAAGGAGATGAGACTGAGTACACATTGAACTGGCTTCCGATCGGTGGGTTTGTAAAGATCTGGGGAGAAAATTATGAAGACGTAGAAGATGAAGAGAATGCGAAAGACAAAGACCGCGGCTTCAGTGCAAAACCGAAATGGGCGCAGGCTCTGGTGCTGGTTGCGGGCGTAGCAATGAACATCATCTTTGCGTGGTTTTTGTTTGTGATCATGTTCATGGCGGGGGTTACTTTGCCGGTTGAGGAATCAAAAGCTTCTGATGAAGCTGTGCTCTATGTGGCTGCGGTACAACCAGACAGTCCGGCAGCAGTACTGCCGCCAGCTACGACCATTACCGCAATTGAGTACAATGGGCAGTTCATTGAAGGTCCTTCTGCGAGTGAGTTCAGTACAGCGGTTTCTGAAGCGGCACCGAATCCTGTGCTAGTGACATACAAGACCAAAGAAGGAACTGAAAGCGTTGAGCTCACTCCACAACAAGGACTAGATCAAGATGATCCAGAAAGATATGTTGTTGGTGCTTCCCTCTACATGCTCGAGACGCAGCAACAGTCATTCTTCGCATCTCTCGTAAGTGCGAGTAAAGCGACCTGGTATGGCCTTACGGGGATCATGTCCGGATTGTGGCATCTGATCAGTCAGGCGATCGTTGGCGATGCTGACTTCTCGCAGGTGACTGGACCAGTTGGTATCGTTGGACTTGTGGGTGACGCTGCTTCAGAAGGTTTCATTAAACTACTTGAATTCACTGCGATCATCTCACTCAACTTGGCGGTTATCAACCTATTGCCATTCCCAGCACTCGATGGCGGCCGATTGGTCTTTGTGGTAATCGAAGCTGCCACGCGCAAGCGGATCCCGCCCGAGTGGGCAGGGCGTGTCAACCTGGTAGGGTTTGCGCTCCTAATGCTCCTTATGATAGTAGTAACGTACAAGGATATTGCTAATTTGCTCTAG
- the frr gene encoding ribosome recycling factor: MDSDSKKRLEEAKDWLQKEYAGIRTGQSSPALLDGVRVESYGSLMPLNQVGSVGIEDARTLRVSPWDATQVTAIETAIRDADLGVSVVTDSSGLRVIFPELTAERREQLLKLAKSKLEDARVTVRAIRDDFMKAIDKSHKDGDISDDERFAKKEAVQKAIDATNKDLEALAAQKETELKK, translated from the coding sequence ATGGATTCAGATAGTAAGAAAAGATTAGAAGAAGCAAAAGATTGGTTGCAGAAAGAATACGCAGGTATTCGGACCGGACAGTCGAGCCCAGCACTCCTTGATGGTGTCCGAGTGGAAAGTTACGGCTCGCTTATGCCGCTTAACCAAGTGGGAAGTGTTGGTATTGAAGATGCGCGAACCCTCCGGGTGTCTCCCTGGGACGCAACTCAAGTGACTGCGATCGAAACTGCGATCCGTGACGCAGATCTTGGTGTGTCTGTGGTAACTGATTCAAGTGGCTTGCGGGTCATCTTTCCAGAGCTTACCGCAGAGCGCCGTGAGCAGCTCTTGAAACTTGCAAAGAGTAAGTTAGAAGACGCTCGGGTGACCGTGCGTGCTATTCGTGATGATTTTATGAAAGCGATCGATAAAAGTCATAAAGATGGTGACATCAGTGACGATGAGCGATTTGCTAAGAAAGAAGCAGTGCAAAAAGCGATCGATGCTACTAATAAAGACCTTGAAGCACTCGCTGCTCAAAAGGAAACTGAATTGAAAAAATAG
- a CDS encoding DUF87 domain-containing protein, with amino-acid sequence MQEGIPQKFSTPEEEIAFLRQQIAAKEHALLERSAEVDQADVETLGRQQLNEYVSFTPKMVLEPEFELQGQDLAESVETVTTASDPVDEIMQMVPEKGIRNVLTVLDKVTNAYVIDEVHRKLIEYISTGAQVGDLKEGVPPWHVLHMTLYEVMLPARENADGRDFQLSELIGTMEQLLSGLRTIGSAKSGNHFVLEIAVANDSDDIIFYVSVPNEFKSLFEKQTLSLFPSAILTEQPHDYNIYVDGGHTLVADVVLKKHPIYPLKMVDEFATDPLEVIMNAFSRIERSGGGAALQFVVRYPGTDYRKQYDGIVRAIEKGTKTSEAISRSTFSGELLASVNDLFFSGKKKPGELEEPKEIDTKAIEMFRKKLNTSFLEVNIRIVVSADELSRAEQILTELESTFNQFDNPDGNQFTFVKQTGIHARHAQRAFSFRQLSQKSVLPLSLSELALLVHFPGDGIRSAPQFKQSHTKTAPAPNDMPTEGTLLGVNKHRGIGKEIYVTEKDRMRHFYVIGQTGTGKSVFLQNLIVQDIQAGAGVCMIDPHGNDIQDVLAAVPPEREQDIIYFDPSHLDHSIGLNMLEYDPAKPEQKTFVVNELLSIFQKLYGANPESMGPMFEQYFRNATMLVMEDPASGNTLMDIGRVMADAQFRRQKLAKAANPVVVQFWREIAGKAGGEASLENIVPYIVSKIDPLTANDYIRPIIGQQQSSFDFRQLIDSRKILLVNLSKGRLGEINSNLIGMIIVGKILMAALSRVDDPSMSFPPFFLHIDEFQNISTPAIASILSEARKYKLGLTVAHQFIAQLDPVIRDAVFGNVGSMTAFRVGNDDAQALEPQFEPVFSAADIMNTPNYNAVMRVLANGTPTIPFSVATMPPPEGDKSKVGRLIAESYSRYGRPRDEVESEITARYRKPVPPVPPAPPMG; translated from the coding sequence ATGCAGGAAGGGATTCCACAAAAATTTTCGACTCCGGAGGAGGAGATCGCTTTTTTACGTCAACAGATCGCCGCAAAAGAACATGCGCTTCTTGAGCGTTCAGCTGAAGTTGATCAAGCCGATGTCGAGACGCTCGGTCGGCAGCAGCTGAATGAATATGTCAGCTTTACTCCTAAAATGGTACTTGAGCCAGAGTTTGAGCTTCAAGGGCAGGACCTGGCTGAGTCAGTTGAGACAGTGACTACCGCCAGCGATCCGGTCGATGAGATCATGCAAATGGTGCCGGAAAAGGGGATTCGAAATGTACTCACCGTACTTGATAAGGTGACCAATGCCTATGTGATCGATGAGGTTCATCGTAAACTCATCGAGTACATCAGTACAGGAGCGCAGGTTGGCGACTTGAAAGAGGGTGTGCCGCCATGGCATGTGCTGCACATGACTTTGTATGAAGTGATGCTGCCGGCAAGAGAAAATGCCGATGGTCGTGATTTTCAGCTCTCTGAACTCATTGGCACGATGGAACAGTTGTTGTCGGGGCTTCGCACGATCGGTTCTGCAAAGAGTGGTAATCATTTTGTGCTTGAGATCGCTGTGGCAAACGATAGTGATGACATTATCTTTTATGTTTCAGTGCCAAATGAATTCAAGTCGTTGTTTGAAAAGCAGACACTTTCTCTTTTCCCGTCAGCAATTTTGACCGAACAACCACACGATTACAACATTTATGTTGATGGTGGACATACGCTCGTCGCGGACGTTGTTTTAAAGAAGCATCCGATCTACCCGCTTAAGATGGTTGATGAATTTGCGACCGATCCGCTGGAAGTGATCATGAATGCGTTTTCCCGCATTGAGCGATCAGGCGGTGGTGCTGCGCTCCAGTTTGTGGTGCGATACCCAGGAACGGACTATCGTAAACAATACGACGGGATCGTCCGAGCGATCGAGAAGGGAACAAAGACCAGCGAGGCGATCTCGCGCAGTACGTTCTCTGGCGAGCTGCTTGCTTCGGTGAATGACCTTTTCTTTTCAGGAAAAAAGAAGCCTGGTGAACTCGAAGAACCAAAGGAGATCGATACAAAAGCGATTGAGATGTTCCGCAAGAAACTTAACACAAGTTTCCTTGAAGTGAATATTCGGATCGTTGTCTCAGCCGATGAGCTGTCTCGCGCAGAGCAGATACTCACAGAACTAGAATCAACGTTCAATCAATTTGACAATCCTGACGGCAATCAGTTTACATTTGTAAAGCAGACAGGTATCCATGCGCGGCATGCACAACGTGCCTTTTCGTTCCGGCAGCTATCACAAAAATCCGTCCTTCCGTTGTCATTGTCTGAATTGGCGTTATTAGTCCACTTCCCAGGTGATGGTATTCGTTCGGCTCCACAGTTCAAGCAGTCGCACACTAAGACGGCGCCGGCACCGAATGATATGCCGACGGAGGGTACGCTGCTGGGCGTCAATAAACATCGCGGAATTGGCAAAGAAATATACGTGACTGAAAAGGATCGCATGCGCCACTTCTATGTGATCGGACAGACAGGTACTGGTAAGTCGGTCTTTTTGCAGAACCTGATCGTCCAGGATATCCAGGCTGGAGCGGGTGTTTGTATGATCGATCCACACGGTAATGATATTCAGGACGTGTTGGCGGCGGTTCCTCCAGAGCGTGAACAAGATATTATCTACTTCGATCCATCACACCTCGATCATTCGATCGGGCTCAATATGCTGGAATACGATCCAGCTAAGCCTGAACAAAAGACCTTCGTGGTAAACGAACTACTCTCCATTTTCCAGAAGCTTTACGGTGCCAATCCAGAGAGTATGGGGCCGATGTTTGAGCAGTATTTCCGTAATGCAACCATGCTAGTGATGGAAGACCCGGCTAGTGGTAATACCCTCATGGATATCGGTCGTGTGATGGCTGATGCACAATTCAGGCGACAGAAGCTCGCGAAAGCAGCCAACCCAGTAGTGGTGCAATTCTGGCGAGAGATCGCTGGTAAAGCGGGCGGGGAAGCGTCGCTAGAGAACATCGTGCCGTACATTGTCTCAAAGATCGATCCGCTCACTGCCAACGACTACATCCGTCCGATCATTGGTCAGCAGCAGAGCTCATTTGATTTCCGTCAGTTGATCGATAGTCGTAAGATCCTCTTGGTGAATCTCTCGAAGGGGCGACTTGGTGAGATCAACTCCAACCTCATCGGTATGATCATTGTGGGTAAGATCCTTATGGCGGCATTGTCGCGCGTGGATGATCCGAGCATGAGTTTCCCGCCGTTCTTCTTGCATATCGACGAATTCCAGAACATCTCAACTCCAGCGATCGCGTCTATCTTGTCTGAGGCACGTAAGTACAAGCTCGGCTTAACGGTTGCGCATCAGTTTATCGCACAGCTTGACCCGGTCATTCGAGATGCGGTGTTTGGTAACGTTGGTTCAATGACCGCATTCCGAGTGGGTAACGACGACGCTCAAGCGCTCGAGCCGCAATTTGAGCCGGTATTTTCTGCTGCTGATATTATGAATACGCCAAACTACAACGCGGTGATGCGTGTGTTGGCGAATGGTACGCCAACTATTCCATTCAGTGTTGCTACGATGCCACCGCCAGAAGGAGATAAGAGTAAGGTTGGCCGCCTTATTGCTGAGAGTTATAGTCGCTATGGTCGACCACGAGACGAAGTTGAATCAGAGATCACTGCTCGATACCGGAAGCCTGTTCCGCCAGTGCCACCAGCACCGCCAATGGGGTAG
- a CDS encoding rod shape-determining protein: MFGNFTPKVGIDLGTTNILVFVPGQGIVLNEPSVVAVSDDNKVLAVGSEAKLMIGRTPESIRAYRPMKDGVIADYRVTEAMLRYFMRKSMSKYHLFRPDVMVSVPAGVTSTERRAVVEAAIKAGAKNAFVVKEPILAAIGAGVEIYEPQGHMIVDIGGGTIDVAVISLGGIVAANSVKCAGNRIDAAIVDYVKKSRNLSIGEKTAEEIKITIGSALPLEEELSMEIKGRDMLSGLPRTTEMRSNEVVKAIGKELREMVKAIKDVFQNTPPELAADIIDGGIIMTGGTSQLRNFPELIRRRTGVKAQVADQALFCVAKGTGIALEHLDVYKRAVLSKK; the protein is encoded by the coding sequence ATGTTCGGCAACTTTACACCAAAAGTGGGGATCGATCTTGGTACGACCAATATTCTCGTGTTCGTGCCCGGGCAAGGGATCGTGCTCAATGAACCATCGGTGGTGGCAGTGAGTGATGATAATAAAGTGCTGGCAGTCGGTTCTGAAGCGAAGCTCATGATCGGTCGTACGCCAGAGAGTATTCGCGCCTATCGCCCAATGAAAGACGGAGTCATCGCTGACTACCGGGTGACCGAAGCAATGCTACGGTACTTCATGCGTAAGTCGATGAGTAAGTATCACCTGTTTCGACCTGATGTGATGGTGTCGGTGCCGGCCGGAGTAACTTCTACTGAGCGGCGCGCGGTGGTGGAGGCGGCGATCAAAGCCGGCGCCAAGAATGCGTTTGTGGTGAAAGAGCCGATCTTAGCTGCGATCGGCGCCGGAGTAGAGATCTATGAGCCACAAGGACATATGATCGTCGATATTGGTGGCGGCACGATCGATGTGGCTGTCATCTCGCTTGGTGGTATCGTGGCGGCCAACTCAGTGAAGTGTGCGGGGAACCGTATCGATGCTGCGATCGTAGACTATGTCAAAAAGAGTCGCAATCTCTCGATCGGTGAGAAGACTGCAGAGGAGATCAAGATCACGATCGGTTCAGCGTTGCCGCTTGAAGAAGAACTTTCTATGGAGATTAAAGGACGTGACATGCTCTCAGGCTTGCCACGCACAACTGAAATGAGGAGTAATGAGGTAGTGAAGGCGATCGGTAAAGAGCTACGAGAGATGGTCAAGGCGATCAAGGATGTGTTTCAGAATACTCCACCTGAACTGGCGGCCGACATTATTGACGGCGGCATCATTATGACTGGTGGTACTTCGCAGTTGCGTAATTTTCCTGAGCTCATCCGTCGTCGTACTGGTGTAAAGGCGCAAGTGGCTGATCAGGCACTCTTTTGTGTCGCAAAGGGAACCGGTATCGCGCTCGAACATCTCGATGTATACAAGCGGGCGGTGTTGTCTAAAAAGTGA
- a CDS encoding UDP-N-acetylglucosamine 1-carboxyvinyltransferase — protein sequence MQHIGTRIADVRETLGLTQTDLAKKIKTTQSAIARIEAGRQNVSADMLKRISKALGKNLITLSPGTVNVRIGGGKKLTGTIETNTSKNGAVGLLCASLLNKGTTTLHRMPRIEEVHRIIEVLESIGVKVEWKGTTVTITPPKKFELQKIDKVAAMRTRSIVMFIGPLMHHLKSFSLPQSGGCKLGSRTVKPHFFALEHFGVDIKATEDSFVVKTVPRPAGEIILYESGDTVTENALFAAAGRPETTIIKYATANYMVQEVCNFLCQLGVKIEGYGTTTLKVTGVKDIDQDVEYTLSEDPTDSMFFLAAAIVTNSSITITRCPIEFLELELLKLEKMGFKCKKSKPYLSHNGATKLVDITTKPSKLVALHEKIHPAVYPGLNMDNLPFFAVIATQAAGQTLIHDWVYEKRAIYFTELDKLGADTVLADPHRIFITGPTKLRATELVCPPALRPATILLIAMLGAEGESVLRNIYSINRGYEKLVERLASLGADISYLDEF from the coding sequence ATGCAACACATTGGAACCCGCATCGCCGACGTCCGCGAGACCCTCGGCCTCACGCAGACAGACTTAGCCAAAAAGATCAAAACCACCCAGAGTGCGATCGCTCGCATAGAAGCCGGCAGACAAAATGTCAGTGCTGATATGCTGAAGCGCATCAGCAAGGCTCTCGGGAAAAATCTCATCACCCTCTCCCCTGGTACCGTCAATGTACGGATCGGTGGTGGCAAAAAACTCACCGGCACCATTGAGACCAACACGTCAAAAAACGGTGCAGTCGGCCTCCTGTGTGCATCACTCCTCAATAAAGGCACCACCACCCTTCACCGCATGCCACGCATCGAAGAGGTACACCGCATTATCGAGGTACTCGAGAGCATTGGTGTAAAAGTGGAATGGAAAGGCACTACCGTAACGATCACTCCGCCAAAAAAGTTTGAACTACAAAAGATCGACAAGGTTGCCGCCATGCGTACTCGCAGTATCGTGATGTTCATCGGCCCACTCATGCATCACCTGAAGTCATTTTCGCTGCCACAGTCTGGCGGTTGTAAGCTTGGCAGCCGTACGGTGAAGCCGCATTTCTTTGCACTAGAACACTTCGGAGTGGATATTAAAGCGACTGAGGATTCGTTTGTTGTGAAGACTGTGCCACGGCCGGCCGGCGAGATCATTCTGTATGAATCTGGTGACACCGTGACCGAAAACGCACTCTTTGCAGCCGCCGGCCGGCCGGAGACCACCATCATCAAGTACGCCACTGCCAACTACATGGTGCAGGAAGTCTGCAACTTCCTGTGTCAGCTTGGAGTGAAGATCGAAGGCTATGGCACTACCACCTTGAAAGTAACTGGGGTTAAAGATATTGATCAGGATGTCGAATACACTCTATCTGAAGACCCGACCGACAGTATGTTCTTCCTAGCTGCCGCGATCGTGACCAATTCCAGCATTACCATTACTCGTTGTCCGATCGAATTCCTTGAACTTGAGCTGCTCAAGCTTGAGAAGATGGGCTTTAAGTGTAAAAAGTCTAAGCCGTACCTGAGCCATAATGGCGCCACCAAGCTGGTCGATATCACCACCAAACCATCGAAGCTCGTGGCACTTCATGAAAAGATCCATCCGGCAGTGTACCCAGGACTCAACATGGACAATCTCCCCTTCTTTGCCGTGATTGCTACCCAAGCCGCTGGACAAACACTCATTCATGACTGGGTGTACGAAAAGCGTGCAATCTACTTCACTGAGCTTGATAAACTTGGCGCCGATACCGTCCTCGCTGATCCACACCGCATCTTTATCACCGGCCCGACCAAGCTACGCGCCACTGAGCTAGTGTGTCCACCTGCCCTTCGTCCAGCCACTATCTTACTCATTGCTATGCTTGGCGCTGAAGGAGAATCGGTGCTGCGCAACATCTACAGCATCAACCGTGGCTATGAGAAATTGGTAGAACGACTCGCGAGCTTAGGTGCAGACATTTCGTATTTGGATGAGTTTTAA